One genomic segment of Helianthus annuus cultivar XRQ/B chromosome 14, HanXRQr2.0-SUNRISE, whole genome shotgun sequence includes these proteins:
- the LOC110905552 gene encoding uncharacterized protein LOC110905552, giving the protein MAEPSSPHNVEGENPEQPIVAEEEDEDDDVNVPGGGLPVLKWTKGSFKTLMATVQMAKDWNATFPQVGDTGADAPAGYITLWADFFTHGNLRLPVTVFVAEVLEYYHLHISQLSPFGMFRIRNFEYTFRAHGLPISVENFRRFYQLTVNTGFFSFTQRHGSLKLMTPPKGVTGWKKRFFYVKACAVYANMSFRNVDVGVSDEDIPVASAETADWFSRLRPIELKKLDNDQLWILRMMLSRPDRKERPVLREQGGADAVGLWRMFEPDFKGQVELIAVELKKGFNLEILKNFRVPSKAVLEAPVPGDARGTSYVALVFSVYLFDWFC; this is encoded by the exons atggctgaaccatctagtccacacaatgtggagggtgaaaaccctgaacagccgataGTGGCTGAGGAAGAAGACGAGGATGATGATGTGAAtgttcccggtggtgggttaccggtgttgaagtggacAAAAGGTAGTTTTAAAACCCTGATGGCCACTGTTCAGATGGCCAAAGACTGGAATGCTACTTTCCCACAAgtgggggacaccggtgccgatgctccggccggttatataaccTTGTGGGCGGATTTTTTCACCCACGGtaaccttaggttgccggtgacggtgtttgtggCGGAGGTATTGGAGTATTATCACCTCCATATCTCCCAGCTTAGTCCTTTCGGAATGTTCCGAATTCGGAATTTTGAGTACACATTCCGTGCCCATGGCCTGCCCATTTCAGTGGAGAATTTCCGGCgtttctaccagttgacggtgaacaccggttttttctcgttCACTCAAAGGCATGGGAGtctgaagttgatgacaccccctaagggtgtgacaggctggaagaagaggttcttctacgtgaaagcctgtgcggtctatgctaACATGTCTTTCAGGAACGTCGATGTTGGAGTTTccgatgaagatattcctgttgcttcCGCAGAGACCGcggactggttctctaggctgcggcctattgaactcaagaagttggataatGACCAACTATGgatattgcggatgatgctctcTAGACCGGATAGGAAGGAAAGACCCGTGTTGCGGGAACAGGGTGGTG cggatgcggttggcttgtggaggatgtttgagcctgatttcaagggccaggttgaactgatcgcggttgagctgaagaaaggTTTCAACCTTGAAATTCTGAAGAACTTCCGCGTACCATCAAAAGCGGTGCTGGAAGCCCCGGTTCCGGGGGACGCAAGAGGTACGTCTTACGTGgcattagttttttcagtttatCTTTTTGACTGGTTCTGTTGA